atattcatattacaaacagcacatcttatccatagataggcgtggccgttagtttgtggtaataacaatataagttgcacatctggaaccaacatattttgtttggtgtggcttatgccaattcatcttctccagaatggataagatacacctaaattcagttcttttaacatagcatggtagaaacaaagaaacttggtaaccgtccaccaagatcagataaggaccacaaaggaatgttggaagagaaggggggggggggggggggtttaacaaagcagactcttTAAAAGTTAggactttccagattcttctggtataccatgagaacatacatacaatggtagctatacctatctatttatttaaatttatacgtgctcaagtgtaaaggggtaaaataggtgatactccgtgaacatggttataagggtggcacacaaaacactaagattgtctaaggacacatacattcataacctatctgtatattgagactagtagtcctgagtaaatcaatatacagggtgttcaaaagccaaacttaaatgaaatttcctttagggtgttcgtctgttgggtgagtgagatgtaaggcagagtgtatggggagggggttgtgtgccaagtcgagggacccctgtccgtgaagtccactctgcttgtctgtaggtccctaaatctttgggcaataaaagttggagtgctagcctccctggttatctgtgtgtgtgtgtttgtgtgtgtaacccccctttggtgcctctcgtaccaggctcggccttgtctcaggccacctggaatttaggccctgtgatatgtgcatgtgtgatcctacagttgcagtgcactatatatgcaacaagctattgtaataAATAAGCTATTtgtcccccccgggatttacgcccatggattTACTTTATCTCAGAGAGAAGACAAAAATGCCGAAGACCTCAGTTGTGTGGGAGCACTTTAAATTGACTGAagacaaaacaaaggcagtgTGTCAAATATGCGATTTGAAACTGGCCTACCACTACAGCACAACaagttgttttctgtttttattctatAAGGGAATTcacttaattttatttaaactgttcGTTAATTCAAATGTGTGATTTTATTGAAATTATGCTGCTGTCGTGTTCTTTATTTATGAAATTCGTTGAACTTCAGTACCTGATAAATGTTGGGCTACCTTATTTAAAGTATTGCTCTAACACACctgttattgttttgtattatagTGCAGTGTTCGTTCTTAAATAATATAAACCCTGCCCACTCGTGCACTTGTAAATGCAAACTTGAGAGAGCAGAgtcgggggcggggctggggtgGGAATAAAGTCATTTCGACCAATAAAATGACTTTATcaccccagccccgcccccgacTCTGCTCTCTCAAGTTTGCATTTACAAGTGCCCGAGTGAGTTTTGCTATAGGAATATCGCAAAAAGAGTAGCAAAAGTCAAAGCGCTAGGATTTGAGGTTGTACTGCCAGATCTGAGAGGTTGTGAGTGCCGACTTGTGGTTGTACAGCGAAACTGAAGTAAAGcgcaaagataaatgtgtagtaCACAATTGTGCCTGTCATTTTGTTTATGCGAATGACACTTTACACATTtgtaactattaatctgcaACTTCGAATTCAAAACACAGGTGTTCTGagtattgtctgtgtgtgcaaatcGATAGATTCAGCTTTTCACATCAGAGCTGTAAGTATAAATTTCaacttacaaatacaaatattaattttacaagTTCTCACATTCAAATTAGCAAGCTCTCGAGTTTTGCTactgttttaccttcatagAAACACTGGACATGTGGAgctgtagagcaattaaaatcatgctttgactcgacagactggaatgttttcaaaattgCTACTAACAGcttggatgaatacacggacactgtaacatggcacataagcttctgcgaggactctcgcattcccaaaaagtctgttgtcagctataataacgacgaaccatggtttacaacttaactcaggcagcttcctaaaacaaaagatgaagcctacaggagtggtgacaaaaaccagTTCAAAACTGCCAAGCGCAAGCTTGAAAAGGCAAGCAAAGCTGGTGGATTTTGCTAAAAAAGAACTGGAAAATCAGTTTTCAACCAACAAGCCATCTACAGTCTGGAAAGTAATGCAGACATTAACCaactacaaaaagaaaaatgccacCCAGCTACTAGACAACCATCATCTGTCCAATACACTAAATgaattctactgcgggtttgaaaagccacattcacgcatcatacagccctcaccttcttcacacctgggtaccttcacacctcacccacactctccccccccccccccccgacgtccagccacctcccgAGGAGAATCAACAGCAGAGttgtaaacaagatcttcaggagtcagaatacaaggaaagctcctggtCCAGACTCTGTCTtaccagccactctgaagcactgtgcagatcaaccatcacctgtcttcacagatattttcaaccagtcactggatctttgtgccttaaatcatccacaataacaccttttccaaagaaacccagagtctcttgcctcagtgactacagaccagtggccctcacatcggtggtaatgaaggcttttgagagacttgtgctgtcataccttaaaaccatcacagacccatcgcttgaccccaggctacagtctgcctacagaaccaacagacctgtggacaaGAATTGTGGGATTGTTGTTGTGtctatgttaggattctgtttgtgaactttagctttgcatttaatactattctagtaatgcggactgaactctcacaactgtccgtgcctgatccaaaataacatgttataaccacgatggcccagttttacactgcaatcattgagtccatcctcacctcctccatcacagcctagtttggatcagccactgaacgagacaaggccagactgcaacacatcatccactcagcagagcgaataatcggcagtaacctgcctaccctccagacactgtacatcaccagaaccaggaaacgggcatacaaaatctttgaggacccatctcaccctgctcaccacatctttcaagccttaccctccaggagaagactcatggcaatcagaaccaagaccacaagacacgccaagagcttcttcCCTCTggcagtctctctcattaaatggtaaatggtaaatggactgcatttatatagcgctttttactactcttacgagtaccaaagcgctttacagttatgcctcacattcacccatccacactcacattcacacaccggtggcggaggctgccatgcaaggcgccaaccagctcaccgggagcaatttggggttcagtgtcttgctcaaggacacttcgatggagtcaggaggacccggggctcgaacctgcaaccctccggttgccgaacggtagcactacctcctgcaccaccagtctctgaatggacgttcaattaatcgtcagctgcagtgaaatatcgaccagcataaccagtgaacaactgataaacttcctctatgattatattctgcactcttgcacattatgcacacatactgcaaactctgtatacatattgcactcttgcacatatagttgacttggctgctacttaataacagcaccatttaagagcactttaaattattataccatttatatagttcATATtcatacataagaacataagaacataagaaatatacaaacgagaggaggccattcggcccatcgagctcgcttggggagaacttaactaataccTCAGAGttcttaaaatcttatctagctctgatttaaaggaacccaaggattcagcttgcactacgttatcaggaagactattccatactctgactacacggtgtgtaaagaagtgcttccttaaatccagtttgaaatgttcccccgctaatttccacctatggccacgagttcttgtatttgaactaatgctgaagtaactattcggttgaacagcatccaaacctgttagaatcttatagacctggatcatgtcccccctcagtctcctttgcttgaggctgaacagatttagctcaaataacctttcctcgtatgacattcctctaagaccaggaatcattcttgtggccctacgctgcaccttttctaaggccgctatgtcctttttaagatatggtgaccaaacctgtacacaatattctaggtgaggtctcaccaaggaattgtataatcttagcattacctcccttgacttaaactccacacacctggagatataccccaacatcctattggccttttttattgcttccccgcactggcgagaatgagacatggaagcatcaacatacacaccaaggtctttctcataatcagctacctttatttcagttggtcccataaaatacctgtactttatatttctgctccctacatggagtaccttacatttgtctatgttaaatttcatctgccaggtgtcagcacagtcactaattaaattaagatcccgctgtagctgctgagccgctagttcagtatctgctacaccacccaccttggtgtcatctgcaaatttcaccagtttactgtatatattggtgtctatatcatttatgtaaataaggaacaaaagtgatcctaaaattgaaccctgcggtaccccactatgaacgcaggcccactgtgacatcgagcctcttataactactcgctgcttcctatccgttaaccagttatcaatccaagtcgctacagttcctaaaatacctgtcgctttgagtttaagtgagagcctcttgtggggaacaacatcaaaagccttttggaaatctaaatagatgacatcataggccttcttatcatcaacttcctgagtagcttcctcaaaaaactccaacagttttgttaaacaggatctacctctcctaaatccatgctggctatccctcaaaatgttatttgagtccaggtaatctaccattttctctttgattatagcctccataactttaccagttatacaagttagactgattggcctatagtttgacaaattacttctatccccttttttgaaaatgggcgttatgttggcatgcttccaatcagaaggtaccacaccttcagataaggatttttgaaacagtaatgttaagggtcggcaaataatatccctcatctcttttaacactataggtaagatgccatcagggccctgtgatttatttattttgagcttagctaggctttgcaaaacatcagcttcagttatatatatattagttatagacgatgttggattagtaataagaactggtaagttactagtgtcctcaacagtgaatacccgtgcaaaactatcattgaactcatttactatgtcaatgtcgttttcaattataagacccttactatcctgcagattagtgatttcagcttttagagctcttttagagttaaaatactggaagaaacttttaacgtcatccttagcctccaatgcgatcttcctttcgacattccttttagctcgtctaatgtcattttttaattcagcctgtagatttagatactcttgctttattatgtcatcatcagttattttccatctctggaacaaagcccttttcctccttactttatactttatgtccctattaaaccacctaggttgcaatttcctagatttattcttgctagaaacaggtatgaagtcctcttgtacttgcaataatgtgcttttaaaaaattcccatgcctcttcaacagttttgttaattaactccatccagttcacagtttctagttttaatttcatacaattgaagttagccttcctaacattatatatttttgatttggactttgctcttcgggcactaaacttaacctcaaatttaaccatgttatgatcgctactgtcaagaggttctaaaacatctaatttaccaatcctgtcctggttattagacaaaacaagatcaagaatggcatctcccctggtaggggtgttaacaaactgagtaaaaaaacaatcctgtactaattccaccatgtcaagttcattttcagaagagccagcaacaatgtcccactgcatccccggtagattaaaatcacccataactaccacatcatttttattgctcataatcctaatatcactgtataacaatctgctttcctcagcagctacattgggtgctctttaacaaacaccgacaattaggctatttgagtttgtagcatctaattttacccatatagcttccgtacttttacttatatcagtaagctcccttgcctgcaagttttcctttacatatactgcaacaccacctcccttcttacctatacgttctttacggaacaatgtgtaaccatccatattatattcttgtccatccttatcactcaaccacgtttcagttattgctataatatcataagagtccgatgagataagagcctctaaatcatgaattttattcctaatactcctggcgtttaaatacagacaacaaagggtaggcctattacagtgcctacttataatatggttttttggggctttccgtttccccccagttacatacttaactaacctccctgcccccccagtccctagtttaaacattcctcaactactctacaaatacgccttcccagtacactggttcccctccggttcagatgcaacccatccggcttgaacaggtcccacctgttccagaaggtcctccagtgccccataaacctaaacccctctttcctacaccatccttttagccacgcatttaatctccttatctcagctaacttagcctgacttgcgcgtggcacggggaatatttcagaaaataccaccatggacgttctgcttctaagcttattggcgacttctataaatttatcctgcagaacagcccttctacccttgcctatgtcgttggtgccaacatgcaccacgacaactggatccaccccagctggggccaaaagcttgtccacacgatctggaaggtctcctacctgggcaccaggcaggcaagacaccgtacgggaccctctatcacgcgtgcacacataactgtctactcccctaataattgaatcccccactaccacaacctccctttttctggggggagggggctcctcagtgcccaagggcccacctgcttccccagtcccttccggctctaaagctggaagcacctgaaacctgttagacacagacacctcaggtgatgccgcctctgtaacatgtgtacgccttttcctgcgtctacgacctacggtcacccagctctctcgacctctctgctcttcattctccctcccccccgctagtggcgtacacaccatctccctaaacggcgtatcaactagctcatctaactcactgttgcattggatgcgagccagttgctcctcaaggtcgcgaaccttgaccatgagtgagtccactagcttacatcgctcgcagatgaagtccgactggacactaacgtccagaagggcaaacatcttgcaaacgcaacactgagccggccccataattaactaactcactatgaccccgtactcccagcccagtaaatttatatagtgtatttaactataaagattaatttgcgtaacaataaatgcagtaacgtgcggagtacactaaaataagttattacttgtgttaaaacggaacttaattattattttatttaaaattttaaacctgataaatttactactacttaccagaagaacttctgcctgaaccaagtatgaactaaaaacaaggcgaaatcgaagttgctcttgggaggtcgaaaaaccacaaaaaccccctcacagcaggctacttgccggagcgggaaaaaagtggaaaatgtcctcccggccccgactggcgaccgagcaaagctcaggagcaactgtccttttccgacgctgggtagcgataccgacgttagatattattagttattatcgccccgcgggtgtttgctacggagtttaaacgcggacagaaaaaccccgctcagaaaaatcgcgctgttaattaactctttcattgtcgccgcctagtggttcggacgcatacgtccaaattttcaataacaaaaaaaaatgacgttcaataaaagaaacaaatgtatcaaatcaaccaaaaacggcttgttacactacaaaaaacctttcagataatatctgtagaaagttgcgcaatttttgtgccatggtttttttgtaacaagtaaaaataaaatgaccatggtagccatctttaaacgggtcgagtgtcgggaagtaaaatataagtgttaataaaatgaaaactaagcacttcaaactatttctttcacggccaatacttcataaaccgtcacagtattaagacaaaacacgcatttttccataaatatgactgtaatgctctcaaatagcttgctcactcatcgcggaaaaatgtcagtcggcattctgtacattcgtgcaatgttttttatcttcggagttttagaagaaaaccaatgaataaaatgacaaagtt
The Paramormyrops kingsleyae isolate MSU_618 chromosome 13, PKINGS_0.4, whole genome shotgun sequence DNA segment above includes these coding regions:
- the LOC140578252 gene encoding uncharacterized protein, encoding MGPAQCCVCKMFALLDVSVQSDFICERCKLVDSLMVKVRDLEEQLARIQCNSELDELVDTPFREMVCTPLAGGRENEEQRGRESWVTVGRRRRKRRTHVTEAASPEVSVSNRFQVLPALEPEGTGEAGGPLGTEEPPPPRKREVVVVGDSIIRGVDSYVCTRDRGSRTVSCLPGAQVGDLPDRVDKLLAPAGVDPVVVVHVGTNDIGKGRRAVLQDKFIEVANKLRSRTSMVVFSEIFPVPRASQAKLAEIRRLNAWLKGWCRKEGFRFMGHWRTFWNRWDLFKPDGLHLNRRGTSVLGRRICRVVEECLN